The proteins below are encoded in one region of Neofelis nebulosa isolate mNeoNeb1 chromosome 17, mNeoNeb1.pri, whole genome shotgun sequence:
- the LOC131499544 gene encoding vomeronasal type-1 receptor 1-like, protein MSFQNNVQRTTGEVALTTILLFQMGIGTLANVTLFFFNVSPILCGHKQRLPNTILTHKAVANVLVLLSAGIPHKMAAFVLRKPLSSLGCKFVYYVHRVARGTTVCRTCVLSTHQFFILIPERAVWRMLRGRTPKIIDPSCCICWMFSVLMNIYVPVKVTGSQDTGNSSDILGKWFCSSSTPSAGTVILWFVSDAIFIGLMIWSSGSMALFLYRHHQRIQYIHTPNGYRKCSPETRAAHTILMLVATFVNFYALNSIFAFYVTVFLDFRLWLIETSSILASCFPTFSPFLLILRDSGVPRSHS, encoded by the coding sequence ATGTCTTTTCAGAACAATGTCCAAAGAACCACAGGGGAAGTGGCTCTGACAACCATCTTGCTTTTCCAGATGGGCATTGGGACTCTGGCCAATGTCACCCTCTTCTTCTTTAATGTCTCTCCAATCTTGTGTGGACACAAGCAGAGGCTCCCCAACACCATTCTCACCCACAAGGCTGTAGCCAATGTCTTAGTTCTTCTCTCTGCTGGGATTCCCCACAAGATGGCGGCTTTTGTTTTGAGGAAGCCCCTGTCCAGTCTTGGGTGTAAATTTGTATATTATGTACACAGAGTAGCTCGGGGCACCACCGTGTGCCGCACCTGCGTCCTGAGCACCCATCAGTTCTTCATACTCATCCCAGAGAGGGCGGTGTGGAGGATGCTCAGAGGAAGAACCCCCAAGATCATTGATCCTTCCTGCTGTATCTGCTGGATGTTCAGTGTCTTAATGAATATCTATGTTCCTGTGAAAGTCACTGGTTCACAGGACACAGGAAACAGTAGTGACATCCTCGGGAAGTGGTTCTGCTCATCCTCAACTCCGAGTGCAGGCACTGTCATCCTGTGGTTTGTCTCCGATGCCATATTTATTGGTCTCATGATCTGGTCCAGTGGCTCCATGGCGCTGTTCCTGTACAGGCACCACCAGAGAATACAGTATATTCACACCCCCAATGGCTACCGCAAATGTTCCCCGGAGACCAGAGCTGCCCACACCATCCTGATGCTGGTGGCCACCTTTGTGAACTTTTATGCGCTGAATTCCATTTTTGCGTTTTATGTCACTGTCTTTTTAGATTTCCGTCTATGGTTGATAGAGACTTCTAGTATTTTGGCTTCATGTTTCCCCACTTTTAGCCCCTTCTTGCTGATCCTTCGGGATTCTGGGGTTCCTAGGTCCCACTCTTGA